The Polynucleobacter necessarius genome has a window encoding:
- the miaB gene encoding tRNA (N6-isopentenyl adenosine(37)-C2)-methylthiotransferase MiaB has translation MKKLYIKTFGCQMNEYDSGKMADLLHADEGMVMTDTPEDADVVLLNTCSIREKAEDKVFSDLGRLRELKKTKPDLLIGVGGCVASQEGQQIISRAPYVDVVFGPQTLHRLSDLIAQRRETGRSQVDISFPEIEKFDRLPASRQTRGSAYASIMEGCSKYCSYCVVPYTRGEEVSRPFDDVLTEVAGLAAQGVKEIVLLGQNVNAYLGKMGGTEEIADFALLTEYVAEIPGVERIRFTTSHPKEFTQRLIDVYAKVPKLVSHLHLPVQHASDSVLSAMKRGYTALEYKSIIRKMRAVRPDLTLSSDFIVGFPGETDEDFVKLLKMVEELNFDNSFCFIFNARPGTPAANLSDDTPYEVKLKRLQTLLALVESQANQISKNMLGNTERVLVEGLAKDGVNLQGRAANNRVIHFAAPNEDIESLIGEMVDIRITEVLNYTLRGELISELTSTLTH, from the coding sequence ATGAAAAAGCTCTATATCAAAACCTTCGGCTGTCAGATGAACGAGTACGACTCGGGCAAGATGGCCGACCTCTTGCATGCCGATGAGGGCATGGTCATGACTGACACTCCTGAAGATGCGGATGTCGTTCTACTGAACACCTGCTCTATTCGTGAAAAAGCGGAGGATAAAGTATTTTCCGACTTAGGTCGCTTACGTGAACTCAAAAAAACCAAACCTGATTTATTAATTGGTGTTGGGGGTTGCGTCGCCAGCCAGGAAGGTCAACAAATTATTAGCAGGGCACCTTATGTTGATGTCGTCTTTGGTCCGCAAACATTACATCGCCTATCTGATCTCATTGCTCAACGTCGCGAAACCGGTAGATCTCAGGTGGATATTTCTTTTCCGGAAATTGAGAAGTTTGACCGCCTACCTGCCTCGCGCCAAACTCGTGGCTCTGCTTACGCCTCCATCATGGAAGGTTGCTCAAAGTATTGCAGCTATTGCGTAGTTCCTTACACTCGCGGTGAAGAAGTATCACGCCCATTTGATGATGTATTAACTGAAGTGGCAGGCCTAGCTGCGCAAGGCGTTAAAGAAATTGTGCTGCTCGGTCAAAACGTCAATGCCTATTTGGGAAAAATGGGTGGTACAGAAGAAATCGCAGACTTTGCACTCCTGACTGAATATGTTGCAGAAATTCCAGGTGTCGAAAGAATTCGCTTCACCACCAGTCATCCCAAAGAATTTACTCAGCGCTTAATTGATGTCTATGCCAAAGTTCCCAAGTTGGTGAGTCATTTACATCTTCCAGTACAGCACGCATCCGACTCGGTTTTATCCGCCATGAAACGTGGCTATACCGCCCTGGAATACAAAAGCATTATTCGTAAGATGCGTGCTGTGAGGCCCGACTTGACACTCTCTAGCGACTTCATTGTGGGCTTTCCAGGCGAGACCGATGAGGATTTTGTAAAACTCTTGAAGATGGTTGAAGAGCTCAATTTTGATAATAGCTTTTGCTTTATTTTCAATGCGCGCCCCGGGACACCCGCTGCCAATTTGAGTGACGACACTCCTTATGAGGTCAAACTTAAGCGACTACAAACACTGCTTGCCCTAGTGGAGTCACAAGCAAATCAAATTAGTAAAAACATGTTGGGCAATACTGAGCGAGTACTCGTTGAAGGGTTGGCAAAAGATGGTGTAAACCTACAAGGTCGTGCTGCTAATAATCGCGTGATTCACTTTGCTGCACCAAATGAAGATATTGAATCACTCATAGGTGAAATGGTAGACATACGCATTACTGAAGTACTCAATTACACTCTCCGAGGTGAGCTTATTAGTGAACTCACTTCAACCCTTACCCATTAA
- the ybeY gene encoding rRNA maturation RNase YbeY, with the protein MNSLQPLPIKMVSKQAPSSKLDIDIQFASAAIEDKVLAIASLAAIKKWVKAATRLNGLITLRFVNAAEGKKLNFAFRNKDYATNVLTFPYELTKKTLAADIIFCLPIVQKEAREQAKTAKAHLAHLIIHGCLHAQSLDHESNAEASKMENKEIAILKSLGFANPYAPI; encoded by the coding sequence GTGAACTCACTTCAACCCTTACCCATTAAGATGGTAAGCAAGCAAGCGCCTTCCTCTAAATTGGACATTGATATTCAATTTGCTAGTGCTGCCATTGAAGATAAAGTGCTTGCAATTGCCTCTTTAGCAGCAATTAAAAAATGGGTGAAAGCAGCCACCCGCCTCAATGGCCTCATCACCTTGCGTTTTGTCAATGCTGCTGAGGGTAAAAAGTTAAATTTTGCTTTTCGGAACAAAGATTACGCAACCAACGTACTCACCTTTCCATATGAGCTAACTAAAAAGACATTGGCTGCTGATATTATTTTTTGCCTTCCCATAGTTCAAAAAGAGGCAAGGGAGCAAGCTAAGACTGCTAAGGCTCACTTAGCCCATCTCATCATTCATGGTTGCTTGCATGCCCAAAGTCTTGACCATGAGAGCAATGCTGAAGCAAGTAAAATGGAAAACAAAGAAATTGCCATTCTCAAATCACTGGGTTTCGCGAACCCCTACGCACCCATTTAA
- a CDS encoding HlyC/CorC family transporter, with amino-acid sequence MPDPNKFLLERLADFLTPQPTSPAERRQELIETLREAQSEGLIDADALSMIEGVFQVGQLCARDILIPRAQIDWIDINQSLPEIIQSVITAAHSRFPVFEGNRDNVIGTLLAKDLLRHSSEKDFQVRDWLRPAVFIPESKRLSVLLRDFKDNRNHLAIVVDEYSGVAGVITIEDVLEQIVGDIEDEHDIDEEADNLISLDNGDIRVKGITELEQFNEALGTQFHDEDIETIAGLVIQHLGRVPKMGELIEIDGIEFEVQRADPRQIHILLARQLPKQLP; translated from the coding sequence ATGCCTGACCCCAATAAATTCCTTTTAGAACGCTTGGCGGATTTTTTAACGCCACAGCCAACCAGCCCAGCAGAACGTCGCCAAGAGCTTATTGAGACCCTCAGAGAAGCACAGTCCGAGGGCTTAATTGATGCAGATGCTCTCTCTATGATTGAGGGCGTATTTCAGGTGGGCCAGCTATGTGCTCGCGATATTTTGATTCCTAGAGCCCAGATTGATTGGATTGATATCAATCAATCTCTACCCGAAATTATCCAGAGCGTGATTACTGCTGCTCACTCACGCTTTCCTGTATTTGAAGGTAACCGCGACAATGTCATTGGCACCTTGCTAGCAAAAGACTTATTGCGTCACTCCTCTGAAAAAGATTTTCAGGTACGCGATTGGCTCCGCCCTGCAGTTTTCATTCCAGAATCTAAACGTTTGAGTGTTTTGCTACGTGACTTCAAAGACAATCGAAACCACTTAGCTATCGTTGTAGATGAATACAGCGGCGTAGCTGGAGTGATCACGATTGAAGATGTGCTTGAGCAAATTGTTGGCGATATTGAAGATGAGCATGATATTGACGAAGAAGCAGATAACTTGATCTCTTTAGATAATGGCGATATTCGAGTTAAAGGCATTACAGAGCTAGAACAATTTAATGAGGCTCTAGGCACACAATTCCACGATGAAGACATTGAGACTATTGCTGGCTTAGTCATTCAACATCTTGGTCGTGTACCGAAGATGGGTGAACTGATTGAGATCGACGGAATTGAATTTGAGGTTCAGCGCGCTGACCCAAGACAGATACACATTCTGCTCGCACGACAACTTCCTAAACAGCTTCCCTGA
- the lnt gene encoding apolipoprotein N-acyltransferase, producing the protein MIDQQSTRFDNGVNLLLLFFLGGLLAAAAELTYGGWIQIPILSLIWWRMSLQARPSIKNQFISGMSFGLSYFVLGLWWIYISLHDVGGMHAAASGLAVFLLAAGMALFFSCASLILCLPKRKYLTGLVLAASWVLVEYLRSVVLTGFPWMGLAEAQFNGPFAPVAPFLGGLACTFLVVWVSWEISQLKKNMFFSSACIISTIALAQLASLWTFTSPIGEPLSVRLIQGNFEQSLKFNPKSIEDQFSFYTNAIESQAADLIITPETAYPWPQSNLPTGLLGSPQQFSTNTSSNVLLGLIGETGDSTGVKYTNRALGLSPNAPMYQYDKSHLVPFGEFIPPGFRWFVNAFHVPMSDFARGTLDQAPFSIIRSGKESVHAAITICYEDVFGGELASRIHHSSKPVNLLINMTNLAWFGDSQAPAQQLRLSQLRSLETGLPALRATNTGITAALGPDGKVLSHLSEFTQGVLSLKIQAYSGKTPYIIWGNAPILSLSCLLLILGLIRHKRN; encoded by the coding sequence TTGATTGATCAGCAATCAACCAGGTTTGATAATGGCGTCAATCTATTGCTGCTATTTTTTTTGGGTGGGTTGCTAGCTGCTGCTGCTGAGCTCACTTATGGTGGCTGGATACAAATCCCCATTCTCAGTTTGATTTGGTGGCGGATGAGTCTGCAAGCAAGGCCATCCATTAAAAATCAATTTATCTCTGGAATGTCCTTTGGTTTAAGCTACTTTGTTCTGGGCTTATGGTGGATCTACATTAGCCTGCATGATGTCGGCGGTATGCATGCTGCCGCCTCTGGTTTAGCTGTGTTCTTACTAGCAGCAGGAATGGCCTTATTTTTCTCCTGCGCTTCCCTCATCCTCTGTTTACCTAAACGTAAGTACTTAACGGGCTTAGTACTAGCAGCATCTTGGGTGCTCGTTGAATACCTACGTAGCGTAGTCTTAACTGGCTTTCCTTGGATGGGGCTTGCTGAGGCACAATTCAACGGCCCCTTCGCGCCAGTTGCGCCATTCTTGGGTGGCCTGGCTTGCACATTTTTAGTGGTGTGGGTCTCTTGGGAAATCAGTCAGTTAAAGAAAAATATGTTCTTTAGCAGTGCTTGCATTATTTCTACGATCGCACTTGCACAACTCGCGAGCTTGTGGACCTTCACAAGCCCAATTGGCGAACCGCTCAGCGTTCGTTTAATTCAAGGTAATTTTGAGCAAAGCCTCAAGTTCAACCCCAAGTCCATTGAAGACCAGTTTAGTTTTTATACCAATGCCATCGAAAGCCAAGCAGCTGATCTCATCATTACTCCAGAGACCGCATATCCTTGGCCACAAAGTAATCTACCTACAGGATTATTAGGATCGCCCCAACAGTTTTCTACCAATACCTCCAGCAACGTTTTGCTTGGCTTGATTGGAGAGACTGGTGACTCTACTGGTGTGAAATACACCAACCGGGCCCTTGGACTATCTCCTAATGCCCCAATGTACCAATATGACAAATCCCACTTGGTACCCTTTGGTGAATTTATTCCGCCCGGCTTTCGATGGTTTGTGAATGCTTTCCATGTTCCTATGAGCGACTTTGCACGCGGCACATTAGATCAAGCCCCCTTCAGCATCATTCGCTCTGGGAAAGAATCAGTTCATGCGGCCATCACGATTTGCTATGAGGATGTCTTTGGTGGGGAGCTAGCGTCCCGAATTCATCACAGCAGTAAACCCGTTAACTTGTTGATCAATATGACTAATCTGGCCTGGTTTGGGGATTCTCAAGCGCCAGCACAGCAATTAAGACTATCCCAGTTACGCTCCCTAGAGACTGGCCTCCCAGCGCTGCGAGCCACAAATACCGGCATTACGGCAGCCCTTGGTCCAGATGGGAAAGTGCTATCTCATCTTAGCGAATTTACCCAAGGCGTGCTCAGCCTGAAGATTCAAGCCTACTCTGGCAAAACCCCTTATATCATTTGGGGAAATGCCCCCATTTTGAGTCTTTCTTGCCTCTTGCTTATCCTGGGTCTGATTCGCCATAAACGAAACTAA
- the glyQ gene encoding glycine--tRNA ligase subunit alpha — protein MLTFQQIILKLQDYWDQQGCALLQPIDLEVGAGTSHTATFLRAIGPEPWKAAYIQPSRRPKDGRYGENPNRLQHYYQYQVVLKPAPENILELYLGSLAALGLDLQKNDVRFVEDDWENPTLGAWGLGWEVWLNGMEVTQFTYFQQVGGIDCKPVLGEITYGIERLAMYIQNCSNVYDLVWADGISYGDVYHQNEVEQSCYNFEHSNTDLLFANFTNYESEAKRLMEVPLALPAYEMVLKAGHTFNLLDARGAISVTERAAYIGRIRNLSRAVAQAYFESREKLGFPMCQRQSKA, from the coding sequence ATGCTTACTTTTCAGCAAATCATTCTCAAACTCCAAGATTACTGGGACCAACAAGGTTGCGCCCTATTGCAACCTATTGACCTTGAGGTCGGTGCCGGTACATCTCATACAGCCACTTTCTTGAGGGCCATTGGCCCTGAGCCATGGAAAGCGGCTTACATCCAACCTTCACGTAGACCAAAAGATGGTCGCTACGGAGAAAATCCAAACCGTTTGCAGCACTACTACCAGTACCAGGTAGTGCTGAAACCTGCACCAGAAAATATTCTTGAGCTCTACTTGGGCTCGCTTGCCGCTCTAGGTCTTGATCTTCAAAAAAACGATGTCCGCTTTGTTGAGGACGATTGGGAAAACCCAACCTTGGGTGCCTGGGGTCTAGGCTGGGAAGTGTGGCTTAACGGCATGGAAGTAACTCAGTTCACCTATTTCCAGCAAGTGGGCGGCATTGATTGCAAGCCTGTTTTAGGCGAAATCACTTACGGTATCGAGCGTTTGGCGATGTACATCCAAAATTGCTCCAACGTATATGACCTCGTTTGGGCCGACGGCATCTCTTATGGTGATGTATATCACCAGAATGAAGTAGAGCAATCTTGCTACAACTTTGAACACTCCAATACTGACCTCTTGTTTGCAAACTTCACCAATTATGAGAGTGAAGCCAAACGCTTGATGGAAGTGCCATTAGCTTTACCCGCTTATGAAATGGTGCTCAAGGCTGGACACACTTTTAACTTACTAGATGCACGCGGTGCTATTTCAGTGACTGAGCGTGCCGCTTATATCGGACGCATCCGCAATCTATCTCGTGCAGTAGCGCAAGCTTACTTTGAGTCTCGTGAGAAGTTGGGTTTCCCGATGTGCCAACGTCAATCCAAAGCCTAA
- the glyS gene encoding glycine--tRNA ligase subunit beta: MSTPNSLSQSDNLLIEVFTEELPPKSLRRLGDSFSEGIYSTLKSAGLLSENSVATGYATPHRLAVQITHVLSQAPDYPVREKLLPTSIVFDAEGKPTAPLQKKLASLGYADIDLSTLEKSGEGKNEALYLNVVAKGAALEQTAQQALEQTLSKLPIAKMMHYQVLQKNGELADVEFARPAHRIIALHGKQVLNISALGIDAANQTEGHRFLAPGLITIASADQYESDLSTTAKVLPSFDKRRQFIESALLKAAGTDLVLMPDSLLDEVTALVEWPAIYECHFDQEFLEVPQECLILTMQTNQKYFALTDKQGKLRNRFLIVSNIETDKPEAIISGNERVVRPRLSDARFFFQQDQKRPLASRVADLGKVVYHNQLGNQLDRTKRVQGIAVGIAKALSANEALASRAAEIAKTDLLTDMVGEFPELQGIMGRYYATHDGENAEVASACSEHYMPRFAGDALPQTQIGTILAIADKLETLVGIWGVGLAPTGDKDPYALRRHALGVCRLLLEKNLSLSLPDLIELARKQFPQNDVQEKAKAEDIYAFIIDRLRAYLRDQAVAGKPFTTEEIDAVLSQSPAQLNDLIDRLAALREFNALAEAAQLAAANKRISNILKKNVGAIPAACSSKLLQVPAEIALHQALEKLTPTLSAAYEQRQFVDLLKALVALSVPIDQFFADVMVMDPNPELRDNRLALLQQLHQKMNLIADLGKLA, translated from the coding sequence ATGAGTACACCGAATTCCCTCTCTCAATCAGACAACCTTCTGATTGAAGTATTTACCGAAGAGCTTCCACCAAAATCCTTACGCCGCCTAGGTGACTCCTTCAGTGAGGGCATTTATTCCACACTGAAGTCCGCTGGCCTCTTGAGTGAAAATTCCGTTGCGACTGGCTACGCAACACCGCATCGCCTTGCTGTTCAGATTACTCATGTCTTGAGTCAAGCGCCAGACTATCCGGTACGCGAAAAATTACTGCCGACTAGCATTGTTTTTGATGCGGAAGGCAAGCCTACTGCGCCACTTCAAAAGAAATTAGCCTCTTTGGGTTACGCTGATATTGATCTCTCCACTCTAGAAAAATCAGGTGAAGGAAAAAATGAAGCACTGTATCTCAATGTCGTTGCTAAAGGCGCAGCATTAGAGCAGACTGCCCAACAAGCACTTGAGCAAACACTCAGCAAATTGCCTATCGCCAAAATGATGCACTATCAAGTGCTACAGAAAAATGGTGAGCTGGCAGACGTTGAGTTTGCTCGTCCTGCACACCGCATCATTGCCCTGCATGGCAAACAAGTCCTTAATATCAGTGCACTAGGAATTGATGCAGCCAATCAAACTGAAGGTCATCGCTTTTTAGCTCCAGGCCTTATTACGATCGCCTCCGCAGATCAGTATGAATCCGATCTCAGCACTACAGCCAAAGTATTACCAAGCTTTGATAAGCGTCGTCAATTTATCGAATCTGCATTATTAAAAGCTGCTGGCACTGATTTAGTGTTAATGCCAGATAGCCTATTGGATGAAGTAACAGCTTTGGTTGAATGGCCAGCAATTTATGAATGTCATTTTGATCAAGAGTTCTTAGAAGTCCCTCAAGAGTGCTTGATTCTGACAATGCAGACTAATCAAAAATACTTTGCATTGACTGACAAGCAAGGCAAGTTACGCAATCGCTTCCTCATTGTTTCTAATATCGAGACTGATAAGCCAGAAGCGATTATTTCTGGTAACGAACGTGTGGTGCGCCCGCGTCTATCCGATGCGCGTTTTTTCTTCCAACAAGATCAAAAGCGCCCGTTAGCATCCCGTGTAGCTGATCTTGGAAAAGTGGTTTATCACAATCAACTTGGCAATCAATTGGATCGCACTAAGCGTGTTCAAGGAATTGCAGTAGGCATTGCCAAAGCCTTATCGGCTAATGAGGCGCTAGCCAGTCGCGCCGCTGAAATTGCTAAAACTGATTTGCTAACTGATATGGTTGGTGAGTTCCCAGAGCTCCAGGGCATCATGGGCCGCTACTATGCAACGCATGATGGCGAAAATGCCGAAGTCGCATCCGCTTGCAGCGAACACTACATGCCCCGCTTTGCTGGTGATGCATTGCCACAAACTCAAATCGGCACCATCCTCGCTATTGCGGACAAGCTAGAAACATTGGTTGGCATTTGGGGTGTTGGTCTTGCGCCGACAGGTGACAAGGACCCATATGCCCTGCGTCGTCACGCTTTAGGTGTTTGCCGTCTTTTGCTAGAGAAGAACCTGAGCCTGAGCCTGCCTGATTTAATTGAACTGGCTCGCAAACAATTTCCACAAAACGACGTGCAAGAAAAAGCTAAAGCAGAAGATATTTACGCTTTCATCATTGATCGTCTGCGCGCTTACTTACGCGACCAAGCAGTTGCAGGCAAACCATTCACGACCGAAGAGATTGATGCTGTATTAAGTCAGTCACCCGCTCAACTCAATGATTTAATCGATCGCTTAGCTGCATTGCGTGAATTTAACGCCTTGGCGGAAGCTGCTCAATTAGCCGCCGCCAATAAACGCATCAGCAATATCCTCAAAAAGAATGTAGGCGCTATCCCGGCGGCTTGCTCAAGCAAGCTCTTACAGGTTCCTGCTGAAATCGCTCTCCATCAGGCGCTTGAGAAACTCACCCCAACATTGAGCGCCGCCTATGAGCAGCGTCAGTTCGTAGATCTATTGAAGGCACTCGTAGCTCTCAGCGTCCCAATTGATCAATTCTTTGCCGATGTGATGGTGATGGATCCAAATCCAGAGCTGCGCGATAACCGCCTGGCCCTCCTGCAACAACTTCACCAGAAAATGAATCTCATTGCCGATCTCGGCAAATTAGCATGA
- the gmhB gene encoding D-glycero-beta-D-manno-heptose 1,7-bisphosphate 7-phosphatase: MSISSSKLIILDRDGVINEDRDDYVKSSDEWVPLPGSLEAIALLNQAGYQIAVATNQSGLARGYFNINDLHAMHGKMDKLLKPLGGHIDSIFFCPHTDANACDCRKPLPGMMKEIALRYKKNQSATPLLGVPIVGDSLRDLQAGIALGASPHLVLTGKGSKTLEKGGLPEGTQIHADLMAFATTFLQDRV; the protein is encoded by the coding sequence ATGAGCATCAGCTCTTCTAAGCTCATCATTCTGGATCGCGATGGTGTGATCAATGAAGATCGAGATGATTATGTGAAGTCGAGTGATGAGTGGGTTCCTTTGCCTGGTAGTCTTGAGGCAATTGCACTACTCAATCAAGCCGGCTACCAAATTGCTGTAGCGACGAATCAGTCTGGCTTAGCAAGGGGTTATTTCAACATCAATGATCTCCATGCCATGCATGGCAAGATGGACAAACTCCTCAAACCCTTGGGTGGCCATATCGACAGTATTTTCTTTTGTCCACATACCGACGCCAATGCATGCGATTGTCGCAAGCCTTTGCCAGGAATGATGAAAGAAATTGCACTTCGGTATAAAAAAAATCAGAGTGCCACACCTTTATTAGGGGTGCCGATTGTTGGTGATTCCTTGCGCGACCTTCAAGCAGGCATTGCTTTGGGCGCTAGCCCGCATTTAGTCTTAACTGGCAAAGGCAGTAAAACTTTGGAAAAGGGTGGCCTCCCCGAGGGAACACAGATTCATGCAGATTTGATGGCATTTGCGACCACATTCCTACAAGATAGGGTTTAA
- a CDS encoding lysophospholipid acyltransferase family protein — MIFIRSALFTLFLLIFTPIWSVLCILVFPFLNPENRYRFIGLWNKVVIWILQPLCGIRYEIRGMENMMAVLDKPVVVLSKHQSAYETIFYIAKLPKQVCFVFKRELLWIPFFGWALALLKMIHINRNSKETAALSVVGQGKKRLSEGKWILLFPEGTRTPTGSHKPYSKGGARLASATEALVIPIAHNAGHCWPKNSLLKQPGIIIFSIGPAITSAGKTGGQLHQEVEKWIEAEMRVINPAAYK; from the coding sequence ATGATTTTTATTCGCTCAGCCCTATTTACGCTTTTCTTGCTGATATTCACGCCGATCTGGTCGGTACTCTGCATTCTCGTTTTTCCTTTCCTAAATCCTGAGAATCGCTATCGCTTTATCGGTCTCTGGAATAAGGTGGTGATCTGGATCTTGCAACCCCTCTGTGGCATTCGTTACGAGATTCGTGGCATGGAAAACATGATGGCGGTTTTGGATAAACCGGTTGTTGTATTGAGTAAGCATCAATCTGCCTACGAAACCATTTTTTATATTGCCAAGCTTCCTAAACAAGTTTGCTTCGTTTTCAAAAGAGAGTTACTTTGGATTCCTTTCTTTGGCTGGGCTTTGGCCTTGCTCAAGATGATTCACATCAATCGCAATAGCAAAGAAACTGCAGCACTCTCCGTTGTCGGACAAGGAAAAAAACGTTTGAGTGAAGGTAAATGGATTTTGTTATTTCCAGAAGGTACTAGAACACCTACTGGATCACACAAACCCTATAGTAAGGGTGGCGCAAGGCTTGCCAGCGCTACTGAAGCCTTAGTAATTCCAATTGCCCACAACGCGGGTCATTGCTGGCCTAAGAACAGCCTTCTAAAGCAGCCTGGAATAATCATCTTCTCAATCGGCCCCGCCATTACTTCTGCCGGAAAAACCGGTGGTCAACTGCATCAAGAAGTGGAAAAGTGGATTGAAGCTGAAATGCGGGTGATTAATCCCGCCGCCTACAAGTAA
- the rsmA gene encoding 16S rRNA (adenine(1518)-N(6)/adenine(1519)-N(6))-dimethyltransferase RsmA yields the protein MTHRARKRFGQNFLQDSGVIYSIIAAINPSENMHVIEIGPGLGALTRPLLNNLDHLDLLEIDRDLVAYWNQENLQGLNVIEGDAVKFNFLEWANARPANSGLCKVVGNLPYNISSPLLFHLVSAAHAIDEQVFMLQAEVVERMVSKAGGSEFSRPSVMLQARYDMEQVLEVPPEAFDPQPKVNSAVVRMIPRRDFNLSDTQWHALEKVVAAAFSQRRKMLRTNLSAFADRLSLSESELKARAQDIPVERYIEWAKTLAH from the coding sequence ATGACGCATCGCGCTCGTAAACGATTTGGCCAAAATTTTCTGCAGGATTCTGGGGTAATTTATTCCATTATTGCTGCAATCAATCCCAGTGAAAATATGCACGTGATTGAGATCGGCCCCGGCCTTGGTGCACTCACAAGACCCTTATTAAATAATCTAGATCACTTAGATCTTTTAGAAATCGATCGAGATTTAGTGGCCTATTGGAATCAAGAGAATCTTCAGGGTCTGAATGTCATCGAGGGTGATGCAGTTAAGTTTAATTTCCTCGAATGGGCAAACGCACGACCGGCTAATAGTGGCTTATGTAAGGTGGTTGGTAACCTGCCTTACAACATCTCTTCCCCACTACTGTTTCATCTCGTTTCTGCTGCCCATGCAATTGATGAGCAGGTATTTATGCTGCAAGCTGAAGTCGTCGAGCGGATGGTCTCCAAGGCTGGCGGCTCTGAATTCAGCCGGCCATCTGTCATGCTGCAAGCTCGCTACGATATGGAGCAAGTTTTAGAAGTCCCGCCAGAAGCTTTCGACCCACAACCTAAAGTCAATTCAGCGGTTGTGCGCATGATTCCGCGACGGGATTTCAACTTAAGTGATACGCAGTGGCATGCCTTGGAAAAGGTCGTGGCCGCAGCGTTTTCTCAGAGAAGAAAAATGCTACGCACCAACCTATCGGCTTTTGCGGATCGACTCTCTTTATCTGAATCGGAGTTAAAAGCGCGTGCCCAGGATATTCCGGTGGAGCGCTATATTGAGTGGGCCAAAACTTTAGCCCATTAA
- the pdxA gene encoding 4-hydroxythreonine-4-phosphate dehydrogenase PdxA, which translates to MIQQPVLVNLVISSGEPAGVGPEVSLAAALAFLQEQPASTITLLADPSLIPATKIPQELSSHLQVESIALAAPAIAGQLNPKNAQYVLSIMDTAVKGCLEGRFDAMVTAPIQKSVINEGNVSSDDLFTGHTEYLAQLCHQEHVVMMLCATLPEGFLGLHQSRDLRVALATTHLPLREVSEALNQQHILETIQIVDRDLKARLGIAKPVIRVAGLNPPAGESGYLGREEIDVIEPAIRAAKELGIQVSRPCPGDTMFDAKALDSVDAFIAMYHDQGLVPFKFVSFGGGVNVTLGLPIIRTSVDHGTALDLAGKGLADSGSMLEALRLAYQLAINVKNLKT; encoded by the coding sequence ATGATCCAGCAGCCAGTCCTCGTTAATTTAGTCATTAGTTCTGGAGAGCCTGCAGGGGTTGGTCCAGAGGTTTCTCTTGCAGCTGCTTTAGCATTCTTGCAAGAGCAGCCCGCAAGTACGATTACCTTGCTTGCTGACCCCAGTTTGATTCCGGCGACTAAGATTCCTCAAGAGTTATCGAGTCACTTGCAGGTGGAATCAATCGCCTTAGCTGCCCCAGCAATAGCGGGTCAGCTTAATCCTAAAAACGCTCAGTATGTCCTGAGTATCATGGATACCGCTGTTAAGGGATGTCTTGAAGGCCGTTTTGATGCGATGGTAACTGCGCCGATACAAAAGAGCGTTATCAACGAAGGCAATGTTTCAAGTGATGACTTATTTACTGGACATACTGAATATCTAGCTCAGCTTTGCCATCAAGAGCATGTTGTCATGATGTTGTGCGCAACATTGCCAGAAGGATTTTTAGGGTTGCATCAAAGTCGTGACCTTCGGGTGGCCTTAGCTACAACTCATCTACCCTTGAGAGAAGTTTCTGAAGCGCTAAATCAACAGCATATTTTGGAAACGATTCAAATCGTTGATCGGGATTTGAAGGCAAGACTTGGAATTGCTAAGCCGGTGATTCGGGTGGCAGGACTTAATCCTCCTGCAGGTGAATCAGGCTACCTCGGTCGTGAAGAAATTGATGTGATTGAACCTGCTATCAGAGCTGCTAAAGAGTTAGGTATTCAGGTGAGTAGGCCTTGTCCTGGTGATACGATGTTTGATGCTAAAGCCTTGGATAGCGTGGATGCATTCATTGCGATGTATCACGATCAGGGTTTGGTGCCATTTAAGTTTGTGAGCTTTGGTGGTGGAGTGAATGTCACTTTAGGTTTGCCAATTATTCGTACTTCGGTAGATCACGGCACAGCGTTAGATCTTGCTGGTAAAGGTTTAGCTGACTCAGGCAGTATGTTAGAGGCACTACGCTTGGCCTACCAATTGGCTATCAATGTAAAGAATTTAAAAACATGA